The segment CTGGGAGGACCATCTCCCAAGGCTAAATACTACCTAGTGACCGATAGTGAAGCAGTACCGTGAGGGAAAGGTGAAAAGAACCCCGGAAGGGGAGTGAAATAGAATCTGAAACCGTGTGCCTACAATCGGTCGGAGCACATTAAAGTGTGACGGCGTACTTTTTGTAGAACGGGCCAGCGAGTTACGATATATAGCAAGGTTAAGCACTTATGGTGTGGAGCCGAAGGGAAACCGAGTCTGAATAGGGCAACTAGTTGTATATTGTAGACCCGAAACCGAGTGACCTATCCATGGCCAGGATGAAGCGGAAGTAAAATTCCGTGGAGGTCCGAACCACGTTGGTGTTGAAAAACCATGGGATGAGCTGTGGATAGCGGAGAAATTCCAATCGAACTCGGAGATAGCTGGTTCTCCTCGAAATAGCTTTAGGGCTAGCGTCGGGTAATTGAGTAGTGGAGGTAGAGCACTGAATGGGCTAGGGGCTGACAACAGTTACTGAACCCTATCAAACTCCGAATGCCATATACTTGTACCCCGGCAGTCAGACTACGAATGATAAGATCCGTGGTCAAAAGGGAAACAGCCCAGACCATCAGCTAAGGTCCCAAAGTGTAAGTTAAGTGGGAAAGGATGTGGGATTTCTAAGACAACTAGGATGTTGGCTTAGAAGCAGCCACTCATTTAAAGAGTGCGTAATAGCTCACTAGTCGAGAGATCCTGCGCCGAAGATGTAACGGGGCTCAAACTTACCACCGAAGCTATGGATGTGTACTTTGTACACGTGGTAGAGGAGCTTTCTGTACAGGTTGAAGTCATACCGTAAGGAGTGGTGGACAGTACAGAAGTGAGAATGCTGGCATAAGTAGCGAAAAACAAGTGAGAATCTTGTTGACCGAATATCTAAGGTTTCCTGGGGAAGGCTCGTCCTCCCAGGGTTAGTCGGGACCTAAGCCGAGGCCGAAAGGCGTAGGTGATGGACAACTGGTTGATATTCCAGTACCACCATAATGCGTTTGACAAATGGGATGACGCAGGAGGATAGGATGTGCGCACTATTGGATGTGCGTCTAAGCACTTAGGGTGTTAAGTAGGCAAATCCGCTTAACATTAAGCCTGAGGTGTGATGGGGAGCCTATTTTGGCGAAGTATCTGATTCCACGCTGCCAAGAAAAGTCTCTATGGAGCAAAATGGTGCCCGTACCGCAAACCGACACAGGTAGATGAGGAGAGAATCCTAAGGTCGTCGGAAGAATTATTGCTAAGGAACTCGGCAAATTGACCCCGTAACTTAGGGAGAAGGGGTGCCTACGAGAGTAGGCCGCAGTGAATAGGCTCAAGCAACTGTTTATCAAAAACACAGGTCTCTGCTAAAGCGTAAGCTGATGTATAGGGGCTGACGCCTGCCCGGTGCTGGAAGGTTAAGGGGAATAGTTAGCGCAAGCGAAGCTATGAACTTAAGCCCCAGTAAACGGCGGCCGTAACTATAACGGTCCTAAGGTAGCGAAATTCCTTGTCGGGTAAGTTCCGACCCGCACGAATGGCGTAATGATTTGAGCACTGTCTCGGCAATAAATCCGGTGAAATTGTAGTGCAAGTGAAGATGCTTGCTACCCGCGGTTGGACGGAAAGACCCCGTAGAGCTTTACTGTAGCTTAGCATTGAATTTCGGTATTGTCTGTACAGGATAGGTGGGAGACTTAGAAGCGAGGGCGTCAGCTTTCGTGGAGTCGTCCTTGGGATACCACCCTGACAGTACTGGAATTCTAACTGGAGGCCATGAATCTGGTCACAGGACATTGCTAGGTGGGCAGTTTGACTGGGGCGGTCGCCTCCTAAAAGGTAACGGAGGCGCCCAAAGGTTCCCTCAGCGCGGTCGGAAATCGCGCGTAGAGTGCAAAGGCAGAAGGGAGCCTGACTGCGACACATACAGGTGGAGCAGGGACGAAAGTCGGGCTTAGTGATCCGGTGGTTCTGTATGGAAGGGCCATCGCTCAACGGATAAAAGCTACCTCGGGGATAACAGGCTGATCTCCCCCAAGAGTCCACATCGACGGGGAGGTTTGGCACCTCGATGTCGGCTCGTCGCATCCTGGGGCTGTAGTCGGTCCCAAGGGTTGGGCTGTTCGCCCATTAAAGCGGCACGCGAGCTGGGTTCAGAACGTCGTGAGACAGTTCGGTCCCTATCCGCCGTGGGCGTAGGAAATTTGAGAGGAGCTGTCCTTAGTACGAGAGGACCGGGATGGACCAACCTCTGGTGCACCAGTTGTTCCGCCAGGAGCACAGCTGGGTAGCTATGTTGGGAAGGGATAAACGCTGAAAGCATCTAAGCGTGAAGCCCACCTCAAGATTAGATTTCCCATAGCGTAAGCTAGTAAGACCCCTGAAAGACTATCAGGTTGATAGGTTGGAGGTGTAAGTACAGTAATGTATTCAGCTGACCAATACTAATAGGTCGAGGGCTTGATCAAATTAAATTATCACTGTGCAATTTTGAAAGAATAATTCAAATTTTCTTTTAAAATTGTCAACAACAAAATAAAGTTTATCTGGTAATTATGGCTTGAAGGTAACACCCGTTCCCATACCGAACACGAAGGTTAAGCTTCAAAGCGCCGATGGTACTGCACTGGAGACGGTGTGGAAGAGTAGGTCGTTGCCAGGTAATGGATCTTTAGCTCAGTTGGTTAGAGCAACCGGCTCATAACCGGTAGGTCCGGGGTTCGAGTCCCTGAAGGTCCACCATTTTGGGGGTATAGCTCAGTTGGGAGAGCACCTGCCTTGCACGCAGGGGGTCAAGAGTTCGAATCTCTTTATCTCCACCAAAAAAGTAGTCAATTATGACTACTTTTTTTTTATTTTCAGATTTTTATTTTCAAAATAATATATAATCTTTATAATATTATATATCACTAGAAAGAGGTAGTAATATTATGTTTTTTTATAGGATAAAGCAATTTTATATGGCAATTACAGCAACGATAATGCCTAATGATGAAAAGCTTTTAGAAAAATACTTAAATAAACAGGAACGGGATTTATTTAATAAGTTATCTATGAATGAAAAAGCACATAGTGTAAGAGTGGCTAAAGATATAATAAAGGTATGTATGGAAAATAAATTAAATAAGGAATATTTTGTGAAAGTAGCACTATTGCACGATATAGGAAAAATACAAGTAAATTTAAATATATTTGAAAAGGCAACACTGGTTATATTAAATAAAATTTCAAAGGGAAAACTAAAAAAACTTTCCAATATACATAAAATAAATATTTATTATAATCATGGGAAAATAGGTGCAGAAATATTAAGAAAGCAAGGATATGATGAAAGATTTTTGTATTTAGTTAAAAATCACCATAATAATGATATAATAGAAGATATGGATTTGAAGATACTAAAAGAATGTGATGACAGAAATTAAGGTGGTGATTATAATGGATTCAAAGCAACGAAGAGAATATATAAAAGAAATTTTAAATAATAGTTTGGAACCTAAAAAAGGTCAAGAATTTGCAAGTAGATTAGGGGTAACTAGACAGATAATTGTTAAAGACATAGCTATATTAAGAGCTTCAGGATTAAATATAATAGCTACTCCAGAAGGGTATATTATACCTAAAAATGATAAACATTTACTAGAAAAGATTGTAGCTGTTTGTCATGGTAGAGATAGTATAGAAGAAGAGCTTCAATGTATTGTTAAATATGGTGGAATAATTAAAGATGTAGTTGTAGAACATCCTTTATATGGAGAGATAAAATCAATGATAATGGTTAAAACATTATATGATGTTGAAAAATTTATTGAAAAAATTAATAATCAGAAAGCTGAACCTTTACTATCTCTTACAAGTGGGGTTCATTTACATACAATTCAATGTGAAAATGAGGGAATTATGAAAGAAATAATTAAAAAGTTAAAAAACAAAGGATATCTTATAGAAGAATGAAAGGTGGGATTAAATGAAAAAAAATAAAACGGCCATAATAGGTATTATATGTTTAGGTTTAATTGTGGTATTTTTAAGCAGGATAGTTAATGTCATAATTAATATTAAGTGGTTTAAAGAAATAGGATATTTATCTGTATATTTTACACGTATAATTACTGTAGTAGCATTAATGTTATTAGTATTCGTTATATGTTTTTTAAGTATTAAATTTTATTTTAAAAGTATAAAAAACAATATATTAAAACATAAAGAATTTATAGATGTTGATTTAGGTAATGAAAAAATACAGAATAGGGTTATTGGTATATTAAATATTGTAATCTCTTTATTTATAGCAATAACTTTTTCAACAAGCTATTGGGATAAAATACTTCAATTTATAAATGCAAATAAATTTAATATTAAAGATCCTATTTTTAATATTGATATATCATTTTTCATATTTAAATTACCACTTATAGAATCAATTTATAGCAGTTTAATGTCGCTTCTAATAATTTTAGCTGTTATAACAGTTATAATATATGTTATTTTAAATGCTAAGGATAGAATAAGTTTTGGAAGAAATTATACTGGAAAAATAATTGATATTAACAATTTTAAAAGCGGTATAACAAAATTTGCAGGAAAACAATTAGCTATTTTAGGTGCCTTACTTTTATTATGTATATCATTAGGGTATTTAATAAAAGCTTGGAATTTATCATATTCTCCTAGAGGGGTAGCCTTTGGAGCTAGTTACACAGATACTAAAGTTACTTTGAAATTTTATATGGCAATATCTATAGTAGCCATTTTTTGTTCTATTATAGTGGCTATAAGCATTTTAAAATCTAAAATAAAACCTATTATAGCATCAGTAGTAGTAATTGTTATATTAGTAATTTCAGAAGGAATAGTATCTGGAGTATGGCAAAAGCTTGTTGTTAAATCTAATGAAAGACGACTTGAAACACCTTTTATAGAATATAATATGAAATATACTAAACAGGCATTTGGAATTGATAATGTTAAAGAAAAATTGTATCCATTAACTAATGTACTAACAAAAGAATCTATAGGAAAAAATAAAGATACTATAGAAAATATTAAAATAAATTCAGTTAGTCAAGCTTTAGAATATTATAATCAAGTGGAAAGTAAGAAAAACTACTATAATTTTAATGATATAGATATTGATAGATATAAGATTAATGGTAGATATAATCAAGTATTTATAGCCCCAAGAGAGATAGATTATAATAAATTACAAGAAAAAGCTAACACATGGCAAAATAAACATTTAACATATACTCATGGATATGGAGTTGTTATGAGTAAAGTTAATTCTGTTACTAAAGAAGGAAAACCTGATTTCGTAATAAAGGATATGCCTTTAGTAAATACATCTGGAGTAAAATTAGATGATCCAAGAGTTTATTATGGAGAAAAAACTAGTGAATATGCCATAGTAAATACAAAATTGAATGAAATGGATTATTTAAAGGATAGTGGTGAAAATGCAAGTAAAAATTATGATGGTAATTTGGGAATAAGAATGTCCATATTAAATAGAATTTTATTTGCTATAAATGAAAAAGATATAAAATTTTTATTATCAAGTGATATAACCAGTAATAGTAGAATTTTAATACGTAGAAATATAGGGGATAGAGTTAGAAAAATAGCTCCATTTTTAAGCTATGACAGCAATCCATATATAGTAATTAATAATGGAAAATTATATTGGGTAATAGATGCTTATACTACTTCAACTAGATATCCTTTCTCAGAACCTATAGAAGGTACTAACTATATGAGAAATTCAGTTAAAGTAATAATTGATGCTGTTAATGGAACTACTGATTTTTATATTACAGATAAGAATGATCCAGTAGTATTAACCTATTCAAAAATATTTCCTAAGCTATTTAAGGATGCAAGTAATATTCCAAATGGATTTAAAGAACATTTTAAATATCCACAAGATTATTTTCAATTCCAATGCAAAGCCATGGAAAGATATCATGTAAGTGATCCGGGCACTTTTTTTGCCGGACAAAATATTTGGGATGTTGCAAAAACACAAAAACAAATAGAAGGTAAAAAATCGGTAAATGAGGCTGCTTATTTAATTATGAAATTACCAGGTGAGCAAAAAGAAGAAATGATTTTACTTCAATATTTTAATCAATATCAAAGAGAAAATATGATAGCTTTATTTGGTGCAAGAATGGATAATAACAATTATGGAAATTTAGTTTTATATAAATTTCCAACTACTAAAAGTGAGACTGTAAATAGTCCAATATTATTTAAGCAGAAGATAAAGCAGGATACTACGATTTCAAAAGAATTATCTTTATGGGATGCTAAAGGATCTCAAGTTCAATTTGGAGATACTATGATAATACCAGTTGAAAATTCATTGCTTTATGTAGAACCTTTATATTTAAGAGCTGATTCTGATAGAAGTATTCCTGAAATGAAACGAGTGATAGTAGCTTATGGAGATAAAATTATACTAGATGAAAATATAGAAAAGGCTCTTCATCAATTATTTAATTATGAAGGAAAGCCTGAAGAAATTAAAAAAGGTAATACTAATAATATACAAAGTAAAAGTATTCCTAAGGAAATAAAAGATGCTAAAGAATTGTATGATAAAGCTTTAGAGTGTCAGAAAAATGGAAATTGGTCGGAATACGGTGAAAATATAAATAAGTTAGGAAAGTTATTAGGGGATTTAAATAAAAAATAAAGTGTTTTAAGAGTACATAATTTAAATTGTGTACTCTTTTGATTTATGGAAGAATTATAGAAAATTTTGAAATGAAATGTTAGAATTAGAGTAGTGTTATTTTAGAAAGGATAATGGATATGCGAATCAAAAACCGTTTATATATAAATAATCAAGACTTCATTTTAACAGAATTGCCTGATTTTATAAAGAAAAAAGCAATAAAGTCGTTAGATGCCAAAAAAAAAGTTATTATATTTACAGATAGTATATATAATAACAGTCTAAAAGATATGTTTGGGGAATTTTCTAAATATTTAAATGAAAATGTAAATTATAAAAATTTAATTATAGAAGTATTCGATTGTGACGAGCCTGATTTAAGATATCCATTACAGTTTATTATGAATACATATAACTCTAATAATAATTTATTTGTTATATGGGATATAAAAAATATAGTAAAAGATAAAGAACGTTTACATATAGCAATTAACAACTTTAAAGAGATATTAAATTTATCTGAATATAAAGATATAGAAAATTTGTTATATATACAAAATAGAAAATATGATTTTGAATTTTTTTATGAATTTTGCAAAAATTTTGATAGAATAATTGTTTATAACAATGATAAAGATTTAATTTTTGATGATAAAGCTGAATTTTATAAAGCTATTAATTTTATATGTTCTTGCGCCAAATTAAAACATCAAAATGAAAATTTATTATTATTTAATAATACTATGTCTAATATTCCTACGAGTTTTCATAAAGATGATTTTAAAGAGAATATAATGAATCAATTAATAAAGGTATGTGAATTAAGTTTCTGTTGTTTATATACATCTAGTAAAGCATATGAAAATATTATATCCTTGGATAAATGCTATGGAATAACTAAGACACATAGATATTATCTATTTAATGATATGGATTTTATAAAATTTCAACAAGATATAAATAAATATATAATATCTAGTGGGAAAAGTTTGAATTTATGTGTTGATTATATGAATAATAAGGTTGTAAGAGATAAATTTTTAAAATTAAATATTAAATGTGTATTGGGAATAAATGTACAATATGATAATGACATTAAAGGTGTTATATGGGTAGGAAGATATGAAGACAATGTAAATAATATGGATAAAGATATAGGTTATATAGAATCAATGTGCAAAACTATATTTTGCTTAATACAAGAACAAAAAAAATTGTTTAATCTTAAAAATAGATTTATTGAAAATGAAAAGCTTAGGGTTATGGGGGAGATGGCAGCTGGAATAGCACATGATATTAATAATATATTAACACCTATTATAGGTTCTGTTCAACTTTTAAAAGACAAGTATTCTGAAGATAACATTATTCAACGGCAATTGAAATTGATAGAAATGTGCGCATATGATGCTACAAATATAATAAATAAATTAAAAAAGATTACTAGAAGTTCTAATGATAATAATGAAGTTGACATATTTAATGTCAATGGAATAATAATAGATGCAGTTTCATTAACTAAAAATAAATGGTTTACTGAAAGTATATTAAAAGGAATTAAAATAAATATATCTACAAATTTAAATTCTAAAGAAAAAATACAAGGAAATATAACTGAAATAAGAGAAGTTATAATAAACATTATAAGCAATGCAGTAGATGCCATAAAGGAACAAGGAAGTATAGATATATCTACTAAGGATGAGGATAATTTTGTAATAATAGAGATTAAAGATAATGGAATTGGAATAAATGATCAAATAGGAGAAAAGATATTTGAGCCTTTTTTCACCACGAAAGGGAAAAGAGGCTCAGGACTAGGGTTAAGTATAGTCTATCAAATAATACATTCTATTGGTGGAGTTATTCATTGTAAAAGTGCTAAAGATATAGGAACTAAATTTGTAATAAAAGTGCCAATATGTAATATTAAGAAGATTACTTATAACAAGCAATTAAAGAAAGATTTTCAATATGTTTCAAAAAATGTACTTGTTATAGATGACAACGTAGATGTTAGAAATATCTTATTCCAAATTATAAAGTCTATTACAAAATGTAAAGTTAAAGTTTTAGATCCAATAAATATTGATGAAGTAGAAAAGGAACTTAAGAAAAGGAACTATGATATAGTTATATGTGATTTTTCTATGCCAAATGTAAATGGAATTGAAATAGCTAAAAAAGTAAAAGAAATTAATTTAGATACATACTTTTGTTTAATGACCGGATGGATAGGAACATTAAATGAAGAAAGTATGAGATTTGTAGATGAAATTTTAAATAAACCACTTACAAAAGAAACAATACAAGATTTTTTCAATAGATATGAAAATATATGCTCATTAAACTAGTTTAGTTTTGGCTAGGAGGGATTTTAAATGGATTATGATGTACTTATACTAGGTGGAGGATTAATAGGATGTGCTGTTGCTTATGAACTTTCAAAATATAGTTTAAATATAGCACTTATTGAAAAAGATTATGATATAGCAGATGATGTTGCTTTAGTTAATTCATCTGTAGTATTTGACGGAATACAAAGTCATGATAATATAATGTCTAATCTAGAGTTTATGGGAATGAATATGATGGAAGATTTAATACAAAAATTTAATATTCCATATAAAAAAATAAATTCTTTAATAATTGCCCAAAATAAAGAAGATGAGGATGAAATAGATAAAATATATGAAAGATCAAAAGCAAGAAATGTACCTAATATTTATATGATAGATAGCAATGAAGTAAAAAAATTAGAGCCAAATTTAAATATAAAAGCAACGAGGGCTATACAGTCTAAAAATACTTCTGTAATATGTCCATATGATTTAGGTATTGCTTATGGAGAAGTAGCCTTTGATAATGGTGTTTCTTTTAAATTAGAAGAGATAGTAGAGGATATAAAGGGTATAAGTAAAGGATTTAAAGTAGTAACCAATAAAAATAAGTTTATTTGTAAGATGGTTATAAACACTACTCCAGAAGATTATAATTTCGATGGATTTAGAGAAAAAAGAGTTAACCAAAAAGGATATTTGAAATACTTTTTACTAGAAAATGATTCAAAATCAATTTTAAATAATATTATATTTGCTAAAAATCAAAATAAAGAATTAGTATATGCATATCCTACTGTTCAGGGAAACTACATAACATCAGTAAATACTAGTAATAATATAACTTATGGAGA is part of the Clostridium botulinum genome and harbors:
- a CDS encoding NAD(P)/FAD-dependent oxidoreductase, producing MDYDVLILGGGLIGCAVAYELSKYSLNIALIEKDYDIADDVALVNSSVVFDGIQSHDNIMSNLEFMGMNMMEDLIQKFNIPYKKINSLIIAQNKEDEDEIDKIYERSKARNVPNIYMIDSNEVKKLEPNLNIKATRAIQSKNTSVICPYDLGIAYGEVAFDNGVSFKLEEIVEDIKGISKGFKVVTNKNKFICKMVINTTPEDYNFDGFREKRVNQKGYLKYFLLENDSKSILNNIIFAKNQNKELVYAYPTVQGNYITSVNTSNNITYGECYNAVGGLVKNIEPEDINTFYNSPFYDDPIIIDDSLVDKGYIKISGKNYAEVTMTASISKIICETVENNLKCKLKSNFNDKRREVYKFKDMTNEERNQLISVNKDYGKIICACNMVTEGEIVDAIRRPLGARTVEGIKRRTGAGAGTCKGSHCLNKIIAILARETNKNMTDIVKDSKNSRILLNRIKEFNDM
- a CDS encoding transcription repressor NadR is translated as MDSKQRREYIKEILNNSLEPKKGQEFASRLGVTRQIIVKDIAILRASGLNIIATPEGYIIPKNDKHLLEKIVAVCHGRDSIEEELQCIVKYGGIIKDVVVEHPLYGEIKSMIMVKTLYDVEKFIEKINNQKAEPLLSLTSGVHLHTIQCENEGIMKEIIKKLKNKGYLIEE
- a CDS encoding hybrid sensor histidine kinase/response regulator, producing the protein MDMRIKNRLYINNQDFILTELPDFIKKKAIKSLDAKKKVIIFTDSIYNNSLKDMFGEFSKYLNENVNYKNLIIEVFDCDEPDLRYPLQFIMNTYNSNNNLFVIWDIKNIVKDKERLHIAINNFKEILNLSEYKDIENLLYIQNRKYDFEFFYEFCKNFDRIIVYNNDKDLIFDDKAEFYKAINFICSCAKLKHQNENLLLFNNTMSNIPTSFHKDDFKENIMNQLIKVCELSFCCLYTSSKAYENIISLDKCYGITKTHRYYLFNDMDFIKFQQDINKYIISSGKSLNLCVDYMNNKVVRDKFLKLNIKCVLGINVQYDNDIKGVIWVGRYEDNVNNMDKDIGYIESMCKTIFCLIQEQKKLFNLKNRFIENEKLRVMGEMAAGIAHDINNILTPIIGSVQLLKDKYSEDNIIQRQLKLIEMCAYDATNIINKLKKITRSSNDNNEVDIFNVNGIIIDAVSLTKNKWFTESILKGIKINISTNLNSKEKIQGNITEIREVIINIISNAVDAIKEQGSIDISTKDEDNFVIIEIKDNGIGINDQIGEKIFEPFFTTKGKRGSGLGLSIVYQIIHSIGGVIHCKSAKDIGTKFVIKVPICNIKKITYNKQLKKDFQYVSKNVLVIDDNVDVRNILFQIIKSITKCKVKVLDPINIDEVEKELKKRNYDIVICDFSMPNVNGIEIAKKVKEINLDTYFCLMTGWIGTLNEESMRFVDEILNKPLTKETIQDFFNRYENICSLN
- a CDS encoding HDIG domain-containing metalloprotein, whose product is MFFYRIKQFYMAITATIMPNDEKLLEKYLNKQERDLFNKLSMNEKAHSVRVAKDIIKVCMENKLNKEYFVKVALLHDIGKIQVNLNIFEKATLVILNKISKGKLKKLSNIHKINIYYNHGKIGAEILRKQGYDERFLYLVKNHHNNDIIEDMDLKILKECDDRN
- a CDS encoding UPF0182 family protein, with the protein product MKKNKTAIIGIICLGLIVVFLSRIVNVIINIKWFKEIGYLSVYFTRIITVVALMLLVFVICFLSIKFYFKSIKNNILKHKEFIDVDLGNEKIQNRVIGILNIVISLFIAITFSTSYWDKILQFINANKFNIKDPIFNIDISFFIFKLPLIESIYSSLMSLLIILAVITVIIYVILNAKDRISFGRNYTGKIIDINNFKSGITKFAGKQLAILGALLLLCISLGYLIKAWNLSYSPRGVAFGASYTDTKVTLKFYMAISIVAIFCSIIVAISILKSKIKPIIASVVVIVILVISEGIVSGVWQKLVVKSNERRLETPFIEYNMKYTKQAFGIDNVKEKLYPLTNVLTKESIGKNKDTIENIKINSVSQALEYYNQVESKKNYYNFNDIDIDRYKINGRYNQVFIAPREIDYNKLQEKANTWQNKHLTYTHGYGVVMSKVNSVTKEGKPDFVIKDMPLVNTSGVKLDDPRVYYGEKTSEYAIVNTKLNEMDYLKDSGENASKNYDGNLGIRMSILNRILFAINEKDIKFLLSSDITSNSRILIRRNIGDRVRKIAPFLSYDSNPYIVINNGKLYWVIDAYTTSTRYPFSEPIEGTNYMRNSVKVIIDAVNGTTDFYITDKNDPVVLTYSKIFPKLFKDASNIPNGFKEHFKYPQDYFQFQCKAMERYHVSDPGTFFAGQNIWDVAKTQKQIEGKKSVNEAAYLIMKLPGEQKEEMILLQYFNQYQRENMIALFGARMDNNNYGNLVLYKFPTTKSETVNSPILFKQKIKQDTTISKELSLWDAKGSQVQFGDTMIIPVENSLLYVEPLYLRADSDRSIPEMKRVIVAYGDKIILDENIEKALHQLFNYEGKPEEIKKGNTNNIQSKSIPKEIKDAKELYDKALECQKNGNWSEYGENINKLGKLLGDLNKK